The DNA window CGATCGGCAACGGAATCGCAGAGCTGATCCGCACCTTTGTTATGTGGATTCAGTCGGTCAACCATGTGCTTGCGGAAATCTGTTTCGCAGTCATGTTCCCATTCTTAAACATGTGCGGTATGCAGTGGCCTTTCATTCTGGACGCCATCTCTACCGTGGGGCTGAACGGATATGAAGCGTTGTGTATCATTTCCCTGCTCTGCGTAAACGTATCCCAGGGAGGCGCCTGTCTGGCCACTGCCGTCAGGGCAAAAGATAAAAAGCGAAAGGAACAGTGTTTCGGAATGGGAATCACGGCCGTATTAAGCGGCGCCAGTGAGCCGTCTACTTACTCTAATTTTGGCTATAAACGTCCTATGATTGCCGCCCTGATCGGCAGCGCAGCCGCTGGCCTGTATGCCGGCCTTGTAACGGTCCGGGCATTTTCCTTCGTGCCTCCTGCCGCTGCCTCCATCCTGATTTTCATGGATGTACAAAACGCAATGAACTTGATCCATGCCGTCATTACAGGATTAATCGCGCTGGGCGTAAGCTTTGCCGCCGGCATGATTCTTGGATTTGACGAACCGGAAGCAGAAAATGCAGAAATTTAACCTTACGGTAAAGCTCAGATGTTACTGGGCAGGGAATGAACAGTAAAAACAGGATTAATCAGATAACGGAGGATAGAAATATGATCGAATTAAAAGGAAACAGACTGATAGATTTAAGCCACATGGCAGAGGCCGATATGCCCTGTGATCCGGCGCTTGCACTCCCGGAATTAGACTTCTTCTCCAGGGAAGGCGACGGCCCCGCGCTTCACAACCTGGAAGTAATCCGCTATTGTCCCCACACCGGCACCCATATGGATTCCCCGTTCCATGTGTGCAGTAAATGGGGCAGCATTGAAACGGTTGACCCGGCCGTTCTGATCGGCCCGGCCACCGTAGTGAGCCTCTCCGTTCCGGAGTATAATTATGCCGTAACAAAGGATGATCTGAAACAGTGGGAAGAGGTAAACGGCATCATCCCCGACGGGGACGCGGTTCTGCTTCACACCGGCCATGCCGATAAATGGACGGATGGCAGCGACGGTTATATCAACAGGGGCTATATCCGCCTCGCACCGTCAGCGGCAGAATACCTGGTGACGAAGAAAAGCCGCTTTATTGCCCTGGAAAGCATCAGTGTGGACGGCAGCGATACGGAGGTACATAAAATTCTGATGGGAAACGGCGTCTGTATTGTAGAAAACGTCTGCAACCTGGAAAAACTGGGCTGCACGCACTGCAGCACCATCGGAACCTTTCCCGCCGTTAAAGGGGCGAGCGGTGTGTGGGTGCGGCTGATGGCTCTGGTATGACACCGTTTTATAAAACAGGACAGAACACCCATGTTAAAGACGTTTTTATAAAAAAGGCCTCCGGCTGCAGCTTTTTAAAACTGCAACCAAAGGCCTTTTTTATCCGGATTCTTTCATTCACCAGCCTCAACCCGAAGAAATCAGGGCCGGAATCATAGGAGACTCCGCCCCTGGAAATTCCGGCCCTGCGCTGTCTTATATCATTGTATTAAAATCTGAATTTATCCTCAAAATAATCCTTCAGCTCTGCAATCGGAACACGTACCTGCTCCATTGTGTCACGGTCTCTTACCGTAACAGCGTTGTCTGTCTCGGAGTCGAAGTCATAGGTGATGCAGAACGGAGTACCGATCTCATCCTGTCTTCTGTAACGTTTTCCGATGTTGCCTCTGTCGTCAAACTCACAGTTGTAGTATTTGCAAAGCTCGGCATAAACCTTCTCCGCACCCTCATTCAGTTTCTTGGACAGAGGAAGCACGCCTACTTTTACAGGTGCAAGCGCCGGATGGAAATGAAGGACGGTTCTGACATCGCCCTCTCCAATCTCCTCCTCGTCATAGGCTGCGCAGAGGAATGCCAGTGTCACACGGTCGGCGCCCAGTGACGGCTCAACTACGTAAGGGATGTATTTTGTCTTCTTCTCATCATCAAAGTAAGCCATATCCTGTCCGGATGTGTTCTGATGCTGTGTCAGGTCATAATCGGTTCTGTCCGCAATGCCCCAGAGTTCTCCCCAGCCGAATGGGAACAGGAATTCCAGATCCGTTGTAGCCTTGCTGTAGAAGCTCAGCTCTTCCTTCTCATGATCTCTTGCACGCATCTCTTCATCTTTGATGCCTAACGCTTTCAGCCAGTTGATGCAGTACTCTTTCCAGTATGCGAACCACTCCAGATCGGTATCCGGCTCACAGAAGAACTCAAGCTCCATCTGCTCGAACTCTCTTGTACGGAACGTGAAGTTTCCGGGTGTAATCTCATTACGGAAGGATTTACCGATCTGGGCAATTCCGAACGGGATCTTCTTTCTGGATGTTCTCTGTACGTTCTTGAAGTTAACGAAGATACCCTGGGCAGTCTCAGGCCTTAAATATACGGTATTCTTGGCATCCTCCGTTACACCCTGGAATGTCTTGAACATCAGGTTGAACTGACGGATATCGGTAAAATCATGCTTGCCGCAGCTTGGGCAGCAGATATTGTTGTCGTCGATGTACTTTTTCATCTCTTCCTGGGACCAGGCGTCAACGGAACCCTCGATTTTGATTCCCTTCTCATCCATATAGTCCTCAATCAGCTTGTCGGCACGGAAACGCTCTTTACATGCCTTACAGTCCATAAGAGGATCGGAAAATCCGCCGAGATGGCCGGAAGCTACCCATGTCTGGGAGTTCATTAAGATTGCACAGTCAACGCCTACGTTGTACGGGCTCTCCTGCACGAATTTCTGCCACCATGCTTTCTTTACATTGTTCTTCAGCTCCACACCAAGGTTACCATAGTCCCATGTATTGGCAAGTCCGCCGTAAATCTCAGAACCAGGGTATACAAAACCTCTTGATTTGGCAAGGGCTACAATTTTTTCCATTGTCTTTTCCATCTTTAATTTATCCTCCTATCTATTTGAACACGACCAGGGCTTTGCCGCCCTCCGGTATTGTTACCGTGTATTCATCTCTCTTTTCTGTACCTTCCGTCATGTAAAGGATTTTGCCGGAAAACATAATATTGCCACCGCCTTCTATCATGGCGACAGACGCCTCGGCATTCGACTTTATCTCGTCCGCCGCAGCCTCTTTCCCATCCGCTTTCACGAACTTCGCGTCGGCGAACCAGCCCGCCGTATCGGCATCGGCAGTTTTCTTAACCTCAAGTGCTGTGACCGTATTGCTCATATCCTCGTTGTCATTTGTCTGGCGGAAATGAATCAGATCCTCCAGGGACGCATAGTCGAATATGGCCTTCAGCACACCTTTGTCGGCGGTGGAGCTCTGTAACGATACCGGAAGCTTGCTGCCTCCCATCTTGTTCTCCGCCAGCCCTTCAGCCCCGTTCTCCTGATTGAACCGGATCACAGCGGCTTCCAGATATTGCTGTAAATCTTTGCCGTCAACAGCATCTCCTTCATATTCCTGAACCAGTGCACTGGAAACAGCGCCATCCTGCGTCACATATACACAGCTTACAGACGGAGAGAATGTACTTTTCTGCCGGGAACCGCAGCCTGTCATCAGCATAACGGACACGGCAGCAACTGCCAAAAGCAGTCCTGACTTTTTCATCACTCATCCTCCCTTTTAATTTTGCATCAAGTTTTTATAGTATACCTTCTTTTTCCTTTATTTTCAATAGGTGCCCCGGTTTTTCTTTACATGGAATCACACAATCGCCTCCAGGATCTCCAGGGAATGAAATTTTTTGTCTATGTAGTGCTTTTTATTGTCTTCGACGCAGCGTCTGAACTCCTCAAACACCTCATCGGTAAGCAGAAACGTATACAGTTTTTCCACCGGTGAAAATACGGTAAATTCCCAGGCATACACGGCCGACTCACTGACGGCCCGGCCCGGCCGTTCCGTGTACTCGCCGTTTATGGACATGGCCTTAAGCTCAAAAATCCGCTGTACCAGCCTGTTTGGGATTGCAGGTTTTAAGAGGGCCCTGAAGGACTGGTAGAGAAGCTTAAGCATCTCCGTCCCCTCAATCCCCTCTCTCTCATAATAGTCGGCAAACTCCACGAAATAGGAGGCATAGCAGGCGCACTCCATGTCCCTTTCAAGGCCCTCAAAATAATTTTCTATCTCGGCGCCGTAGAGGTTGTATGCATCCCGCCCCTCCGAAAGAGAAAACACGCCGAATGCAAATGGACGGCTGGGCGCCCGAAGCAGGCTTCCCGGCCTTTTTGCCCCCCTTGCAAAGACGGTGATTTTTCCCCGCTCTTTTGTCAGGATGACAAGACGTTTGTCGTATTCCCCTGCCGGAAATGCGCTGAGCACCATGCCCGTAGTTTTAACCAGTTCTCTCAAAACTTCCGCCTCCTGACCTTTTTCGGGGCACGGATTCCCAGTGCAGGAAAGCCGTGTCCTCTAAGCTTCTATAGAGCTGCGGTTCACACCGCACCCGGTAACTCTATATGTCCTTCGGGTTATAACCGTAATTCTTCATATAAAGATCACTGTCACGCCACTCTTTCCTGACCTTGACCCAGAGTTTTAAGTTCACCTGAGTATCCATCAGGTTCTGGATCTCCGTCCTGGCCGAGGTCCCGATCTTTTTTAACTTCCCGCCGTTTTTTCCTATGATAATTCCCTTGTGGGACTCGCGTTCGCAGACGATCGTGGCATCGATATCAATGAGTCCGTTCGGACGTTCCTTCATCTGGTCGATCACAACGGCAATACCGTGAGGAATCTCGTCATCCAGCATTCTCAGGGCTTTCTCTCTGATAAGCTCGGCGGCAATCTGGCGCATGGGCTGATCCGTTACCGTGTCCTCGTCGTAAAACTGCGGGCCGCAGGGCAGATATTTGAAAATGCAGTCTTTTACATCCTCGATATTGATTTCCTTTAACGCCGACACCGGGATAATCTCGGCAAATTTGCAGATGTCCTTATAGGCTGCGATAAAGGTGAGGATCTCCTCCCTCTTTACCGTGTCAATCTTATTGATGACCAGCATGACCGGTGTCTTTACCTTATTAAGCTGTTCTGCAATATGACGCTCTCCCGCACCGATAAATGTGCTCGGCTCCACCAGCCACAGAATCACATCGACTTCCTTCAACGTGTGTTCCGCCACGCTGACCATGTATTCCCCCAGCTTGTTCTTTGCTTTGTGGATGCCCGGGGTGTCGAGGAAGATAATCTGTCCCCTCTCGTCCGTATACACTGTCTGGATTCTGTTCCTGGTCGTCTGCGGCTTATCGGACGTGATCGCGATCTTCTGTCCGATCAGATGATTCATGAGCGTAGATTTTCCCACGTTCGGCCGTCCTATTAAAGTTACAAATCCTGATTTTAAATTATCCTGCATTCATGCTCCTTCATCCATAACGGTCCACGCGCTTTGAAAGCCGCCTTTCGGGGACTTTAAGCGCATAAACCGTTACATTTATTTGTCATTCGTTGGTAACGCTTCCGTACCTTCTGAACCGTTACATTCGTTGTTTCAAGCGTTTCCCGTTTAATTAAACAGGTTCTTTATGCTGCCGAACAGCTCTTTATTTTCTTTAATCTTCTCGGCATTGCCCACCACGCAGAAACTTCCCGTGTCTAAGATGGCTCTGATAATGCCTGCCAGCGCACGGATATCCTCCGGCTTTGCGGTCAGGATCTGTCTTCTCTCCTCCGCGAGCATCTCATCGGTCACGCCCGAATACCAGGCGGAAACTGCTTTGGCTCCTTTGTACGGAGGTAAGAGCGGTGTGTCCAGATCACTGATGGTGCCGATCACGTATTTCGTCATATCCCTCTCGTCCGCATCGAACTGCTCCAGATATTCGGCCACACCCTCAAAGACCTGATCCGTCTCTTTCAGGTTCGGATCACGGTAGGATACAAAATATCCCTCGCCGGACCGTCCGGCGCTGTTCATGACTCCGTAAGCTCCGCCCTTAACGCGGACGTTGAGCCAGAGATAGTCATAACCCAGAATCGGTTTCAGGACACGCAGCGCACCCGTGTAGGAATATCCGCTGCCGGAGAAGGTGCCGCAGCGCGCCACGTAATTCACCTGTGAGGACGTCATGAAACCTTCGTTCCTGTTGCCCTTTTCCCATACGAACGGATACGCCGGGCCGCCGGTCTTTGGAAGTTTATCCTTTAAAAGCTTCATGGCAGATTCCAGATATTGAAATCCCTCATCGTCCGCCGTGTAGCTCACCGTCATATTGTCGGCCGTGAAAAGGCGTCCTGCCGTCTCTTTTAACTTCTGCATCAGGACTTCTTTTTTCGCGTCGTAATTCTTCGCCATATCTTCGAGGAACTGATAATAGGCAATGCCTCCGGTCACATCGTTGAAAGCAGAGGTGGCCGAAAAATAGGACGTAGCTCTCGCCACCGCTGCGGAATGGGCGGCCGCATTCAGCTTTGCCTGGCTCCTGGACTTCATTTCCCCGACTATCTCACCGAGTCGTTTCCCGTCATCCAGAATGGAATCCATCAGCATCTCGCCAATCATTGTAAAACCAAAATCAAGCTTATCGTAAAGCACGCGGGCACTGGCGGTAAAGGCTCCCGTAAACTTCTCCGGATCCGATAAATTCGGGAAAGAAGTCACGCTCAGGCTGATACCGCCGCTGTTTAAATTAATCTCATTGGCCAAATCACTGTAGCTGTGCTCTTTTGTGTTCACATAGCCCAGAACAGCTTTCAGGAGGCCGACATAGGGCAGATCTTCCGACGGCACGCGGTTCGTGTCAAACATCACCTTCAGGTATCCGATTCCGGATGTGAACATATTGTGGCAGAGCACGGTCGTTCCGTCCATCTCTTTCACTTCCAGGCAGAGTTTCTCCGGTTTTTCTTCTATATCTTCACGCCTAAGCAGAGGAATCTTCTCCAGATCCTCCCTGGGTGACGGGGTATCCTGATAAGTTTTCAGTTCCTTCGTCTTTTCTACCAGGACCTTGATTTCGCTTTCCGTAAGGCTTTTCTTATATTCTGCCAGCTTTTTCCGTAAATTTTCGTCCTCGATGGCCGTCAGATTACGCTTCGGGCTGACCGTGATGACGGCTTCAAACGGGTTATCCAGAAGGAAGGTCCGGATCAGGTCCTCAAAATATCCCTCGTCCACTGCTTTCTTCAGGAATTCAAATGTCTTTTCATATTCCAGATGCATCAGAGGATCGCCGTCATAAAGCCAGCTGTCCATACTCTGGAGACCGTACATCAGGCCCTTGGGCGCCGAACCGAAGTCTGCCTCCCTGTAACGGAACTCATAGTAATTGATGCCGGCCAGAAGGCTCTTCTTATTGATTCCCTGGTCGGCCAGTTTCCGCAGCGTGCCCTTGACCACGGCCAGGAATTCACCCAGCTGTTCCTTGTCTGCATCCTTGGCTATCACGGAAAAATAGGGCTGCAAAATGCCGTTCTCGTAGCCGCCCAGAATGTCCTGGCCGATTCCCGCCTTTACAAGTTCCTCTTTTAAGGGAGCTCCCGGCGCATCAATCAGCGTGTATTCCAGAATCTGGAATGCCATATAGTGGAGAGGATTGAGATCGTCTCCCACGACGGTGTTCACGGAAAGGTAGGTCGCCTGTTCCTCCGGCTCGGAATCCGTAATAGAATAAAAGATTTCACGTTCTTCCGGCTTATCAAACGGTTTCTGCATATGAATCTCGGAATCTACCTCCTGCCTGTCGTAGCGGCTCAGATATTCCCGATCCAGCCAGTCCAGTTTCTCCGCCATATCCATATCTCCGTAAAGATAGATAAAGCTGTTGGACGGATGATAATATTTTCTGTGGAAATCCAGGAATTCTTCATAAGTCAGGGACGGAATCACATCCGGAGCGCCTCCCGACTCGTTGCTGTAGCAGGTATCGGGGAAAAGCACATTTCTCGTATACCGGTCCAGTACGCTCTCCGGTGATGAAAAGGCCCCCTTCATCTCATTGTAAACGACTCCGTTGTAGGTGACGGGGCCATCCTCGGATTCCATCTCATAGTGCCATCCTTCCTGCATAAAGATCTTTTCCTCATTGTAAATATTGGGATGAAGCACGGCATCCATATAGACGTCCATCAGGTTCTGGAAATCCTTGTCATTGCAGCTTGCTACCGGGTAAACCGTTTTATCCGGATAAGTCATGGCATTTAAGAATGTGTTGAGGGATCCCTTTACCAGTTCCACAAACGGATCCTTCACAGGGAATTTTTCCGATCCGCAGAGCACGCTGTGCTCCAGAATGTGGGGAACTCCCGTGCTGTCGGACGGAGGTGTCCTGAAGCCAATGGTAAATACCTTATTTTCGTCCTCATTAGAAAGCAGGAAAATCCTGGCGCCGGTTTTCTTGTGCTCCAGGATCATTGCTTCTGAATTTAATTCTTTTACATACGTTTCTGATACTACCTGATATGCATTTAAATCCTTCACTGTCATTCTCATCATCCTTTTCCTGATTGTTCGTATCGCTGTCTGCGGCGTTTCTGCTCTTTCTCAGTCTATGAACGGCAATACACATTCCTTTCTTACATTTTACCCATAAATTTATCTTTCAGTACAGCAAAACCTTCTCTTACCCACATATGTACGGCCAAAACAGGATCTCCCGGGGCTGCAATCCCTGAAATATTGTAGATCCCCTGTTTTTTCGCAATGGATTTGGCCCTGAAAACATGGTAATTGCTGGTCAGAACCGCAATCTTCACGGAGTCGGACCGCTCCCTGTAGCTGTCCATCAGGCTTTCTTTCGCCGCCATGGCTTTATATTTTTCCTGGTAATCAATTACCTTTTTACTGTAAACAATGTTCTGCACCGTGTTGACCGACTGTTCTTCCAACAGAAGCTGGGATTCGGGAATACCATTGTACAGAAGATAATCATACATGGCCCTGGCCTCACTGATATCCTCTCCCGCTCCCTGCCCGCCCGAAAGCACCAGCACGGTATTCGGATTATTCTCCGCATAAGTGAGCGCCCTGTCCAGCCTTTTCTTCAGGGAATTGCTCACCTCACTGCCCCTCACCTTAGCTCCCAGCACAATCACGTACTCGGCGGCCCGGCGGCTGGATGCAATGGCACTCCATCCAATCATCAGCTCCACCGCCACAAAGATGACGGCACAGGCCGTACAAAATGTAGTCACCGACACCGGCAGCCAGTGCGGAACCAACTGCGGATGCTTATTACAGTAATGAAGTCCCGCTGCAAGCAGCGTAAACACAACGGCCATCGACGGCCAGAACAGTGCAAACGAAGTGGACAGCCCAGAATACAATGCGATAATCCCATAGTAAAGCAGACATAAAACGGCAGCGCCTTCCAAGATCCAGGTCATTGATTTCCTCCTTTGTAGGGTAAACCTCCAATGTAAACAGTATCCGTAACGTTACATCTCGCTTCTGCGGATAATATCATAGTACTCCGCATTTCCTCCCAGATCTACATAAAGAATCTGTTTGGGATGGGGCGCACTTTCCACCTGATTTCCTTCCTCATCATAAATGGCTGCAACCTGAACTTCCAGATTCCTGCCGTCCGGTTTCATAATCTCCACTGTCTCGCCAACGGAAAACTTGTTTTTCTGTTCGATCCGGATCAGGCCGTCCTCCCTGACTTCCTCCACCGTTCCGAGATACGTATAATTCTTCACATAGGTGTTGCTGTCGTAAATCTGTGTAGTGGCATCCGGCTTGTTAAAATAGAATCCCGTAGTGAATTCCCTGTATGTGCATTTTCCAATTTCCGCTTTATACCACTCCATATTCTCCCTGTAAAGCTCCGGGCTCTTCAGATAATCATCGATCGCTTTCCTGTAAGTCCTGGCTACCGTGGCTACATAGAGGGCCGTCTTCATCCTGCCTTCTATCTTAAAGCTGTCGATTCCCGCCTCGATCATCTCCGGAATGTGCTCGATCATGCACAGATCCTTGGAATTGAAAATATAGGTTCCGCGCTCATTTTCGTATACGGGCATGTATTCTCCCGGCCGTGTCTCCTCCACCACCGAATATTTCCAGCGGCACGGATGGGTGCAGGCGCCCTGGTTGGCATCCCTGCCCACAAAATAATTGCTCAGCAGGCAGCGCCCCGAGTAGGAAATACACATTGCCCCATGCATGAAGCTCTCTATCTCCATATCCTCCGGAATCTTATCCCTGATTTCCCGTATCTCTTTCAGCGACAGCTCCCGGGCGGTAACGACTCTCTTTGCTCCCAGGCCGTACCAGAACAGGTAAGTTCCATAGTTGGTATTATTGGCCTGGGTGCTGATATGAATCTCCATATCGGGCAGAACCCTCTTTGCAATGGCAAATACGCCGGGATCCGATATAATCAGCGCATCCGGTTTTATCTCCTTCAGTTCCTCAAAATAGCGCTCCACTCCCGGCAGATCTTCATTGTGCGCCAGGATGTTGGCCGTTATATAAACTTTGACACCTCTCCCGTGTGCAAAGGCAATTCCCTCTTTAATCTCTTCATTGGTAAAATTCTTGGCCTTAGCCCGCAGGCCGAACGCCTCTCCGCCGAGATAGACGGCATCGGCTCCGTAAATTACCGCAGTCTTTAATCCATCCAGACTTCCCGCCGGAATCAAAAGCTCCAGTTTTCTCATATTCCAGGTCCTCATTTCTTTACGCTGATTGTGACTCCGTCCCCTATCGGGACAATCGATGTCTCAAATTCTTCCATATGGGTGAGCGTATAAAGATATTCCCTCATCCTCGCATGGATGGTCCTGTTCCTGCGCTCCACCGCATACCGGGATTCGATGATATCACCGTCCTGGAGCACATTGTCGGATACCAGGACGCCCCCTTTTGGAAGCAGTTTCAGGATAACAGGCAGCCAGTGCATATACTGCCCTTTGGCCGCATCCATGAATATAAAATCATAAGGGCCGGAAAGCGCGCTCAGAATTTCTTCTGCATCACCCTCCAATAGAGTGATCCGCCCTTCTTCCCCTGCCCTTTTAAAATTGTCTTTCGCTATAGGAATACGTTTTTCGTATTTTTCAATTGTTGTAATGTGGCAGTCTTTTGGCATCACACGGCTCATCAGAAGAGCGGAATAGCCCACTGCGGTGCCCACCTCCAGAATTTCCTTCGGCTGTTTCATTGCCACAAGGGTCTTTAACAGAGCCGACGTCTCTTTTCTGATGATCGGGACATAAGAAGAAACAGCCTCCTCTTCTATTTCATCACAGAGACTGCCGTTTCCCGTATCCAGAGAATTAATATAGGATGTTATTCTCTCATTCACTACCATGACTCATAAGCTCCATCTTCATCGGCTACGTCGCCGGCCGGAAGGCCGTCGTCCGCGCTGCCGGCTCCTGCATCGCCGGTATTTCCGCCTGCTCCGCCGGCCTCAGCCACGCCGTCATTCACTTCTCCGCCAACTGCGCTGCCGCCGTTTTCATTCACTGCACTTACGCCGTTCGCTGCATTTTCCTCACCCGAACCGCCGCTTTCCTGGCTTGGTGTGTTCTGGCTGCCGCTCTCCGCTTCGGTACTTGAAGACGAGCCGGTTACGGCACTGCTTTCTTTGGCTTTGGCTTCCGCTTTTTCGTTCTCGATTCCACTCTCATCGATCAGTTTCAGCATATCTTTTGATGTCATTGATGTATTGAGCGTGTAAGTACCCGGATATACTTCGTAATCATAAAATTTTGCCTGGATAACAAAAATCAGCTTGTTCTTAATCAGTCCGCTCTTTTCCAGTTCTCCGGCCACAGCCGAAACGGACTCGCCCTCTTTTACCGTAATCTCCATGTCTTTACCGGGTGCTTCGGCCACAGCCGTCGGGGCAAAAATCTCATGCCCGATGCTGTACCCCCTGGTGATACCTTCATAAAGCAGGAAAAATACAAGAGCATAGAACAGCAGCCTGATTGACATGCTGATAATTGTCGTGGTTATTCTGTTAATTTCTCTTGTTGTCCGGCTCATACGCGGTCACTCCTGTCTATTCACGATGCACAGAAACGGTAAAAATACCGTTTCGCGCCGTGTAACTCGGATTTTCGTGCAGAATAAGCGCGAAAACGCCTTGCAGAATACTGCCCGTGAGCAGTATTCTTTTATCCTCTACCGGTTTTACACTTCCATTATAATTGGAAGGATCATCGGATTTCTCTTCATCTTCTTCCAGAGGAAATCGCTTAAGCTGTCTCTGATAATATTCTTAATCTTGCCCCAGTCGCTCACGTGGCGTTTCAGGCAGTCCTGTACGGCCGCATCCACGATCTTCTGGGCTTCATCCATCAGATCCTCCGACTCTCTGACGTATACAAAACCTCTCGACACGATGTCGGGGCCTGCCATGAGCTGGTTGCTGTATTTTTCAAGCGTCAGCACTACGATAATGATACCGTTCTGTGCCAGGTTCTGACGGTCGCGCAGGACGATATTGCCCACATCGCCGATACCGAGTCCGTCTACAAGGATTCCTCCCGCCTGAACGTGATCTTCGATCTTGTAGCCCTCTTCTCCAATCTCCACCACATCGCCGGACGACATGATGATGACATTCTCCTTCGGGATGCCCATGGACTCCGCCAGGCCCTTCTGTGCCATCAGGTGACGGTACTCGCCGTGCACAGGAATCGCATATTTCGGACGGATCAGGGAATACATCAGTTTGATTTCTTCCTGGCAGGCATGTCCGGAAACATGGGTATCCTG is part of the [Clostridium] symbiosum genome and encodes:
- a CDS encoding endolytic transglycosylase MltG, yielding MSRTTREINRITTTIISMSIRLLFYALVFFLLYEGITRGYSIGHEIFAPTAVAEAPGKDMEITVKEGESVSAVAGELEKSGLIKNKLIFVIQAKFYDYEVYPGTYTLNTSMTSKDMLKLIDESGIENEKAEAKAKESSAVTGSSSSTEAESGSQNTPSQESGGSGEENAANGVSAVNENGGSAVGGEVNDGVAEAGGAGGNTGDAGAGSADDGLPAGDVADEDGAYESW
- a CDS encoding U32 family peptidase, which produces MRKLELLIPAGSLDGLKTAVIYGADAVYLGGEAFGLRAKAKNFTNEEIKEGIAFAHGRGVKVYITANILAHNEDLPGVERYFEELKEIKPDALIISDPGVFAIAKRVLPDMEIHISTQANNTNYGTYLFWYGLGAKRVVTARELSLKEIREIRDKIPEDMEIESFMHGAMCISYSGRCLLSNYFVGRDANQGACTHPCRWKYSVVEETRPGEYMPVYENERGTYIFNSKDLCMIEHIPEMIEAGIDSFKIEGRMKTALYVATVARTYRKAIDDYLKSPELYRENMEWYKAEIGKCTYREFTTGFYFNKPDATTQIYDSNTYVKNYTYLGTVEEVREDGLIRIEQKNKFSVGETVEIMKPDGRNLEVQVAAIYDEEGNQVESAPHPKQILYVDLGGNAEYYDIIRRSEM
- a CDS encoding O-methyltransferase, which encodes MVVNERITSYINSLDTGNGSLCDEIEEEAVSSYVPIIRKETSALLKTLVAMKQPKEILEVGTAVGYSALLMSRVMPKDCHITTIEKYEKRIPIAKDNFKRAGEEGRITLLEGDAEEILSALSGPYDFIFMDAAKGQYMHWLPVILKLLPKGGVLVSDNVLQDGDIIESRYAVERRNRTIHARMREYLYTLTHMEEFETSIVPIGDGVTISVKK